From a single Populus trichocarpa isolate Nisqually-1 chromosome 17, P.trichocarpa_v4.1, whole genome shotgun sequence genomic region:
- the LOC18107206 gene encoding ribonucleoside-diphosphate reductase small chain, whose amino-acid sequence MPAIPEEPLLAENPDRFCMFPIQYPSIWEMYKKAEASFWTAEEVDLSSDIRHWENLTPDEKHFISHVLAFFAASDGIVLENLAGRFMKEVQVSEARAFYGFQIAIENIHSEMYSLLLETYIKDSEEKNRLFHAIETVPCVAKKARWALRWIDGSESFAERLVAFACVEGIFFSGSFCAIFWLKKRGLMPGLTFSNELISRDEGLHCDFACLLYSLLRKKLSEEQVKGIVKDAVDIEREFVVDALPCALVGMNGELMSQYIEFVADRLLGALGCGKVYNVANPFDWMELISLQGKTNFFEKRVGEYQKASVMSSINGNGGNHVFKMDEDF is encoded by the coding sequence ATGCCTGCAATCCCAGAAGAACCCCTTCTGGCTGAAAACCCAGACCGGTTCTGTATGTTCCCCATTCAGTACCCATCAATCTGGGAGATGTACAAGAAAGCTGAGGCCTCCTTTTGGACTGCTGAGGAGGTCGATCTCTCGTCGGATATCCGCCACTGGGAAAACCTGACTCCCGACGAGAAGCACTTCATCTCTCATGTCCTTGCCTTCTTCGCCGCCTCTGATGGGATTGTCCTCGAAAATCTCGCCGGGCGTTTCATGAAAGAGGTCCAAGTCTCGGAGGCGCGTGCTTTTTACGGATTCCAGATCGCGATTGAGAATATCCACTCAGAGATGTACAGTCTTCTGTTGGAGACTTATATCAAGGATTCTGAGGAGAAGAATCGTCTGTTTCATGCTATCGAAACGGTGCCGTGTGTGGCTAAGAAGGCACGGTGGGCCTTGCGGTGGATTGACGGGAGCGAGAGTTTCGCGGAGAGGCTAGTTGCTTTTGCTTGCGTGGAAGGGATATTTTTCTCGGGGAGTTTTTGTGCgatattttggttaaaaaagcGTGGGTTGATGCCGGGGTTAACCTTTTCAAACGAGTTGATCTCGCGAGATGAAGGGCTTCATTGTGATTTCGCGTGCCTTCTCTACAGCTTGCTGAGGAAGAAGCTGAGTGAGGAGCAAGTGAAGGGGATAGTGAAGGATGCAGTGGATATTGAGAGGGAGTTTGTGGTGGACGCGCTGCCATGCGCGTTGGTAGGGATGAACGGGGAGTTGATGAGTCAGTATATTGAGTTCGTAGCTGATAGGCTGTTGGGTGCGCTTGGGTGCGGGAAGGTGTACAATGTGGCTAATCCATTCGATTGGATGGAGTTGATATCTTTGCAAGGGAAGACTAATTTCTTCGAGAAAAGAGTAGGAGAGTATCAAAAGGCCTCAGTTATGTCTAGTATTAATGGGAATGGTGGGAATCATGTGTTTAAGATGGATGAAGATTTTTAG